The Nocardioides sp. S-1144 genome includes a region encoding these proteins:
- a CDS encoding DUF885 domain-containing protein, with product MTNADLQELARAFWDFHLETNPTEAHLLGDYRYAAFYEDETRAAEDRRIEALRTFVDDAEAISPGELDAQEQITRDVLISTATTTADRLGTRLAELAADPIFGVQVGVPIVTGMLALPDAVVAEAFVDKLRGVARSYGELADRLREGVAAGRTPARFAVADTVAQLDTLLAAPLAEDAVLTQVPAPPAGVDADAWRARVGAVVGDELRPAMAGYRDVLREEVLPHARPDEQCGLVHLPDGEATYAALLRYFTTTTKSAQEIHDLGLAQVAKLAEEYRALGPEVVGTDDLARIFEAMRTDPALHFERGEQLVEASRVAMARAWDAMPGWFEVLPRAACAVEGTTSGAKAFYFPPAGDGSRGGTFFINVDDPASWGTFELEAMAFHEGIPGHHLQLAIAAELEGVPEFRKHIHNSAYAEGWGLYTERLADEMGLYSSAVDRMGMYAADSMRACRLVVDTGIHALGWTREQAVAYMVDNSPLADAMVRPEIDRYIVTPGQACSYMVGRVEVERIRREAEARQGASFDVRAFHSAVLDSGSLPLDVLDRVVAARLP from the coding sequence ATGACGAACGCCGACCTCCAGGAGCTCGCCCGCGCCTTCTGGGACTTCCACCTGGAGACCAACCCGACCGAGGCCCACCTGCTCGGCGACTACCGCTACGCCGCGTTCTACGAGGACGAGACCAGGGCGGCCGAGGACCGGCGGATCGAGGCGCTGCGCACCTTCGTCGACGACGCCGAGGCGATCAGCCCGGGCGAGCTCGACGCCCAGGAGCAGATCACGCGCGACGTGCTGATCTCCACCGCGACCACGACCGCCGACCGGCTCGGGACGCGCCTGGCCGAGCTCGCCGCCGACCCGATCTTCGGCGTCCAGGTCGGCGTCCCGATCGTCACCGGGATGCTCGCCCTGCCCGACGCCGTCGTCGCCGAGGCGTTCGTCGACAAGCTGCGCGGCGTGGCCCGCAGCTACGGCGAGCTCGCCGACCGGCTCCGCGAGGGCGTCGCCGCCGGCCGGACGCCGGCCCGCTTCGCCGTGGCCGACACCGTCGCGCAGCTCGACACGCTGCTGGCCGCACCGCTCGCCGAGGACGCCGTCCTGACCCAGGTGCCGGCGCCCCCGGCCGGGGTCGACGCGGACGCCTGGCGCGCCCGGGTCGGCGCGGTGGTCGGCGACGAGCTGCGTCCGGCGATGGCCGGCTACCGCGACGTCCTGCGCGAGGAGGTGCTGCCGCACGCCCGGCCCGACGAGCAGTGCGGCCTGGTGCACCTGCCCGACGGCGAGGCCACCTACGCCGCCCTGCTGCGGTACTTCACCACGACCACGAAGAGCGCCCAGGAGATCCACGACCTCGGCCTCGCCCAGGTCGCCAAGCTCGCCGAGGAGTACCGCGCCCTCGGCCCCGAGGTGGTCGGCACCGACGACCTCGCCCGGATCTTCGAGGCGATGCGCACCGACCCCGCCCTGCACTTCGAGCGTGGCGAGCAGCTCGTCGAGGCCTCCCGCGTCGCGATGGCGCGGGCCTGGGACGCGATGCCCGGCTGGTTCGAGGTCCTCCCCCGGGCGGCGTGCGCCGTCGAGGGCACCACGAGCGGGGCCAAGGCCTTCTACTTCCCGCCCGCGGGTGACGGCAGCCGCGGCGGCACGTTCTTCATCAACGTCGACGACCCGGCGTCGTGGGGCACCTTCGAGCTCGAGGCGATGGCCTTCCACGAGGGCATCCCCGGGCACCACCTGCAGCTGGCGATCGCCGCCGAGCTCGAGGGGGTCCCGGAGTTCCGCAAGCACATCCACAACTCCGCCTACGCCGAGGGCTGGGGGCTCTACACCGAGCGGCTCGCCGACGAGATGGGCCTCTACTCCTCCGCCGTGGACCGGATGGGGATGTACGCCGCCGACTCGATGCGCGCCTGCCGGCTCGTCGTCGACACCGGCATCCACGCGCTCGGCTGGACCCGCGAGCAGGCGGTGGCCTACATGGTCGACAACTCACCGCTGGCCGACGCGATGGTCCGTCCCGAGATCGACCGCTACATCGTCACCCCCGGCCAGGCCTGCTCCTACATGGTCGGCCGGGTCGAGGTCGAGCGGATCCGGCGCGAGGCCGAGGCCCGCCAGGGGGCCTCGTTCGACGTCCGGGCGTTCCACTCCGCCGTGCTCGACTCCGGCTCGCTGCCGCTCGACGTGCTCGACCGGGTGGTCGCGGCCCGGCTCCCGTGA
- a CDS encoding acetoin utilization protein AcuC, translated as MVTSVAGVDSCSGPAVVVFDPTLTAYDFGPSHPMSPLRVDLAIRLAEGLGVLGPRLRAVPAPYATEAQIESVHGRDLIEGVQRMGRDPHGPDAEDVGLGTDDNPVFAGMHEAASHVVGATVEACRQVWSGESLHAANIAGGLHHAMADRASGFCIYNDIAVGIRWLLDQGAERVAYVDVDVHHGDGVERVFWDDPRVLTISLHESGQFLFPGTGGSEALGGPDALGSAVNVPLPPGTTDSGWLRAFHAVVPPLLREFAPDVLVTQHGCDSHRSDPLADLELSIDGQRETYLALHDLAHETAGGRWVATGGGGYAVVDVVPRAWTHLLAIVAGAPLDPATATPQAWRDHVEAVLGATAPEVMTDGVSPSWRAWEDGYDPDSWLDRMVQATRTAAFPYHGLDPVL; from the coding sequence ATGGTGACTAGTGTCGCAGGGGTGGATTCCTGTTCGGGTCCGGCCGTCGTGGTCTTCGACCCCACGCTGACCGCCTACGACTTCGGCCCGAGCCACCCGATGTCGCCGCTGCGGGTCGACCTCGCGATCAGGCTGGCCGAGGGGCTGGGCGTGCTCGGCCCGCGGCTGCGGGCCGTGCCGGCGCCGTACGCGACCGAGGCGCAGATCGAGTCGGTCCACGGCCGCGACCTGATCGAGGGCGTCCAGCGGATGGGCCGCGACCCGCACGGCCCGGACGCCGAGGACGTCGGCCTCGGCACCGACGACAACCCCGTCTTCGCCGGCATGCACGAGGCCGCCTCGCACGTGGTCGGCGCCACGGTCGAGGCCTGCCGCCAGGTGTGGTCGGGGGAGTCGCTCCATGCCGCCAACATCGCCGGCGGCCTGCACCACGCGATGGCCGACCGCGCGAGCGGCTTCTGCATCTACAACGACATCGCGGTCGGCATCCGCTGGCTGCTCGACCAGGGTGCGGAGCGGGTCGCCTACGTCGACGTCGACGTCCACCACGGCGACGGCGTCGAGCGGGTCTTCTGGGACGACCCGCGCGTGCTGACGATCTCGCTGCACGAGTCGGGACAGTTCCTCTTCCCCGGCACCGGCGGCTCCGAGGCGCTCGGCGGGCCGGACGCCCTGGGCTCGGCGGTCAACGTCCCGCTGCCCCCCGGCACCACCGACTCCGGCTGGCTGCGGGCCTTCCACGCCGTCGTCCCGCCGCTGCTGCGCGAGTTCGCCCCCGACGTCCTGGTGACCCAGCACGGCTGCGACTCGCACCGCTCCGACCCGCTCGCCGACCTCGAGCTGAGCATCGACGGGCAGCGGGAGACCTATCTCGCCCTGCACGACCTCGCGCACGAGACCGCGGGCGGGCGCTGGGTGGCCACCGGGGGTGGCGGGTACGCGGTCGTCGACGTCGTCCCGCGCGCCTGGACCCACCTGCTCGCCATCGTCGCCGGTGCCCCGCTGGACCCGGCCACGGCGACGCCGCAGGCCTGGCGCGACCACGTCGAGGCGGTCCTCGGCGCCACCGCCCCGGAGGTCATGACCGACGGCGTGTCGCCCTCCTGGCGGGCCTGGGAGGACGGCTACGACCCCGACTCGTGGCTCGACCGGATGGTCCAGGCGACGCGCACGGCGGCCTTTCCGTACCACGGGCTCGATCCCGTCCTCTGA
- a CDS encoding helix-turn-helix domain-containing protein, with translation MSNSTGGLSDPKFLTIAEVASLMRVSKMTVYRLVHGGELPAVRVGRSFRVSEEDVDEYLRKSFYNAG, from the coding sequence GTGTCGAACTCGACCGGAGGACTCTCCGACCCGAAGTTCCTGACCATTGCCGAGGTCGCATCCCTGATGCGGGTCTCGAAGATGACCGTCTACCGACTCGTCCACGGCGGTGAGCTGCCCGCGGTCCGCGTGGGTCGCTCGTTCCGTGTGTCCGAGGAGGACGTCGACGAGTACCTCCGCAAGAGCTTCTACAACGCGGGTTGA
- a CDS encoding 30S ribosomal protein bS22: MGSVIKKRRKRMAKKKHRKLLKKTRVQRRKLGK, from the coding sequence GTGGGTTCTGTCATCAAGAAGCGGCGCAAGCGCATGGCGAAGAAGAAGCACCGCAAGCTTCTCAAGAAGACGCGCGTCCAGCGCCGCAAGCTCGGCAAGTAG
- a CDS encoding NAD-dependent epimerase/dehydratase family protein — protein MAGGDKVVLVTGVSRDLGRRCARALAEHPSVRRVIGVDVVPPRGDVGDVSFVRADIRNPVIAKVIAKEDVDTVVHMSVIATPGSAGGRNTMKELNVIGTMQLLAACQKAPSVRDLVVKSTTTVYGASNRDPAMFTEDMEPRRAPRAGYAKDVAEIEGYVRGFARRRSDCRVTMLRCANVIGPHVVSPLTSYFRLPVIPTVLGYDARMQLLHEDDLRAVLQHCVSTPVPGTFNVAGSGVLMLSQAVRRLQRPAVPMPAFAVGSLGSALRSARLADFSPEQQAFLTYGRGVDTTQMREVLGFEPRHTTAEAFADFAAGLTPTGGHLDRALCGLAARLPSAPDPVDAGRGGPRG, from the coding sequence ATGGCCGGCGGCGACAAGGTCGTCCTCGTCACCGGGGTCTCTCGTGACCTCGGCCGCCGGTGTGCGCGGGCCCTGGCCGAGCATCCCTCGGTCCGCCGGGTCATCGGCGTCGACGTCGTCCCGCCCCGCGGGGACGTCGGCGACGTGTCGTTCGTGCGCGCGGACATCCGCAACCCCGTCATCGCGAAGGTCATCGCCAAGGAGGACGTCGACACCGTCGTCCACATGAGCGTGATCGCGACCCCCGGCAGCGCCGGGGGCCGCAACACGATGAAGGAGCTCAACGTCATCGGCACGATGCAGCTGCTCGCTGCGTGCCAGAAGGCGCCGAGCGTGCGCGACCTCGTCGTGAAGTCGACGACGACGGTCTACGGCGCGAGCAACCGCGACCCGGCGATGTTCACCGAGGACATGGAGCCCCGGCGCGCCCCGCGCGCGGGCTACGCCAAGGACGTCGCCGAGATCGAGGGCTACGTGCGCGGCTTCGCGCGCCGGCGCAGCGACTGCCGCGTCACGATGCTGCGCTGCGCGAACGTCATCGGGCCGCACGTCGTCAGCCCGCTCACGTCGTACTTCCGGCTCCCGGTCATCCCGACCGTGCTCGGCTACGACGCCCGGATGCAGCTGCTGCACGAGGACGACCTGCGCGCGGTGCTCCAGCACTGTGTGAGCACGCCGGTCCCCGGCACGTTCAACGTCGCCGGCAGCGGCGTCCTGATGCTGTCGCAGGCCGTGCGCCGCCTGCAGCGCCCCGCCGTCCCCATGCCGGCCTTCGCCGTCGGGAGCCTCGGGTCGGCGCTGCGCTCGGCCCGGCTCGCCGACTTCTCGCCCGAGCAGCAGGCGTTCCTCACCTACGGTCGCGGCGTCGACACCACGCAGATGCGCGAGGTGCTCGGCTTCGAGCCGCGTCACACCACCGCCGAGGCGTTCGCCGACTTCGCCGCCGGCCTGACGCCGACCGGCGGGCACCTCGACCGCGCCCTATGCGGGCTCGCGGCCCGGCTGCCCAGCGCGCCGGACCCCGTCGACGCCGGGAGGGGTGGTCCTCGTGGGTGA
- a CDS encoding lysophospholipid acyltransferase family protein — translation MGDAEIIPIGTRGRPGRGTGKQPSSAARNLAPKPRPAAGRQTTPPADDVHDAEPPARDPVEPVEPVESVGPVGPVTAAETPGGTTARPAATTRERHPLRGIPTSAWLSAFQQAAAEVFGESWEPRLAQLLAFLRRRITGDYVVDEYGFDAEVTERFLMAVLRPIAEQWFRIEVRGIDNIPAEGGALVVSNHSGTVPVDGLMTMVSIHDRTGRHLRPLGADLVFKMPVVSSMARRSGATLACQEDAERMLRGGELVGVWPEGFKGIGKNYSERYKLQRFGRGGFVSAALRTGVPIVPLAVVGAEEIYPLVGNIPALARLIGVPYIPVTPFFPLLGPLGLIPLPSKWLLEFGEPIRTDEYDAGAAEDPMLVFDVTDQVRETIQQTLYSLLMQRQSVFR, via the coding sequence GTGGGTGACGCCGAGATCATCCCGATCGGCACCCGTGGCCGACCCGGCCGCGGCACCGGCAAGCAGCCGTCGTCGGCGGCCCGCAACCTGGCCCCCAAGCCCCGTCCCGCGGCGGGCCGGCAGACCACCCCGCCGGCCGACGACGTCCACGACGCCGAGCCGCCCGCCCGCGACCCCGTCGAGCCGGTCGAGCCGGTCGAGTCGGTCGGGCCGGTCGGGCCGGTCACGGCCGCCGAGACCCCCGGGGGGACCACCGCCCGGCCGGCCGCGACGACCCGCGAGCGACACCCGCTGCGGGGCATCCCCACCTCCGCCTGGCTCTCGGCGTTCCAGCAGGCCGCGGCCGAGGTCTTCGGCGAGTCGTGGGAGCCGCGGCTCGCGCAGCTCCTGGCCTTCCTGCGCCGGCGGATCACCGGCGACTACGTCGTCGACGAGTACGGCTTTGACGCCGAGGTCACCGAGCGCTTCCTCATGGCGGTGCTGCGGCCGATCGCCGAGCAGTGGTTCCGCATCGAGGTGCGCGGCATCGACAACATCCCGGCCGAGGGCGGCGCACTGGTGGTGTCCAACCACTCCGGCACCGTCCCGGTCGACGGGCTGATGACGATGGTCTCGATCCACGACCGCACGGGCCGCCACCTGCGCCCGCTCGGGGCCGACCTGGTCTTCAAGATGCCCGTCGTCTCCAGCATGGCCCGCCGCAGCGGCGCCACCCTGGCCTGCCAGGAGGACGCCGAGCGGATGCTGCGCGGCGGCGAGCTCGTCGGCGTGTGGCCCGAGGGCTTCAAGGGCATCGGCAAGAACTACTCCGAGCGCTACAAGCTGCAGCGCTTCGGGCGCGGCGGCTTCGTCTCGGCGGCGCTGCGCACCGGCGTCCCGATCGTCCCCCTCGCCGTCGTCGGGGCGGAGGAGATCTACCCGCTCGTCGGCAACATCCCCGCGCTGGCCCGCCTGATCGGCGTGCCCTACATCCCGGTCACGCCGTTCTTCCCGCTGCTCGGACCGCTCGGGCTGATCCCGCTGCCGTCGAAGTGGCTCCTCGAGTTCGGCGAGCCCATCCGCACCGACGAGTACGACGCGGGGGCCGCCGAGGACCCGATGCTCGTCTTCGACGTCACCGACCAGGTGCGCGAGACCATCCAGCAGACGCTCTACTCGCTGCTGATGCAGCGCCAGTCCGTCTTCCGCTGA
- a CDS encoding DUF5667 domain-containing protein, with protein MNPVFTSRRRAEEFHSSVEDPSSGALDDAPYADLLAAVALLRSVPAPVARPEFVEDLRARLMVAAETALVADTHDRLALRRAPAADRRTRSERRLAVAVGGFAMIAASGSMAVAAQSALPGDTLYPLKRAIENVHESLVRDADAKGATMLDNATDRLDEVGALSREQRDPAVITETLEEFTRQADQASQVLLDDYAATGDEAAVEELRGFTTTSMATLEELQGTVPPDAQGALSAAAAAIAELDRLAVQVCPSCGVLPLVEDTVQAVGALSPIFEELLADPVGTILPGLTTPPRDPDGDQQPGQQGQQGQGQPGQQGGAVDPAAPGPGPGPGTPAPTQQPAVPVPGASSTPTVPGSGGGGGPRGPLTPLTDPLDDLIEGLVGGSGGSSGGGSGGSGSGGTSGGGAGGGTGTGSGDGLVGDLLTGTADALDGLLGGGQP; from the coding sequence ATGAACCCCGTGTTCACGTCCCGGAGACGGGCCGAGGAGTTCCACTCCTCGGTCGAGGATCCCTCGAGCGGCGCGCTCGACGACGCTCCGTACGCCGACCTGCTCGCGGCGGTCGCGCTGCTGCGCTCGGTCCCCGCGCCCGTGGCCCGGCCCGAGTTCGTCGAGGACCTCCGCGCCCGGCTGATGGTCGCCGCCGAGACCGCGCTGGTCGCCGACACCCACGACCGGCTCGCGCTGCGCCGGGCTCCGGCCGCCGACCGCCGGACCCGCTCCGAGCGCCGGCTCGCCGTCGCCGTCGGCGGCTTCGCCATGATCGCGGCGTCCGGCTCGATGGCGGTGGCCGCCCAGTCCGCCCTCCCCGGCGACACGCTCTACCCGCTCAAGCGGGCGATCGAGAACGTCCACGAGAGCCTGGTCCGCGACGCCGACGCCAAGGGCGCCACCATGCTCGACAACGCCACCGACCGGCTCGACGAGGTCGGCGCCCTCAGCCGCGAGCAGCGCGACCCCGCCGTGATCACCGAGACCCTCGAGGAGTTCACCCGGCAGGCCGACCAGGCCTCCCAGGTGCTGCTCGACGACTACGCCGCGACCGGCGACGAGGCCGCCGTCGAGGAGCTGCGCGGGTTCACCACGACCAGCATGGCAACCCTCGAGGAGCTCCAGGGCACCGTGCCCCCCGACGCCCAGGGAGCGCTGTCGGCCGCCGCGGCGGCGATCGCCGAGCTCGACCGGCTCGCCGTGCAGGTCTGCCCGTCGTGCGGGGTCCTGCCGCTCGTCGAGGACACCGTCCAGGCGGTCGGCGCCCTCTCGCCGATCTTCGAGGAGCTCCTCGCCGACCCGGTCGGGACGATCCTCCCCGGCCTGACCACCCCGCCCCGCGACCCCGACGGCGACCAGCAGCCCGGCCAGCAGGGGCAACAGGGCCAGGGCCAGCCGGGCCAGCAGGGCGGGGCCGTGGATCCCGCCGCGCCCGGACCCGGCCCGGGCCCCGGCACCCCCGCTCCGACGCAGCAGCCCGCCGTCCCCGTCCCCGGCGCGTCGTCGACGCCCACGGTCCCCGGGTCCGGCGGCGGCGGTGGCCCCCGCGGCCCGCTCACGCCGCTCACCGACCCCCTCGACGACCTCATCGAGGGTCTCGTCGGCGGGTCCGGCGGCAGCTCCGGCGGGGGCTCGGGTGGCTCCGGGTCCGGTGGCACCAGCGGTGGTGGCGCGGGCGGCGGCACCGGTACCGGGTCGGGCGACGGCCTGGTCGGCGACCTGCTCACCGGCACCGCCGACGCGCTCGACGGGCTGCTCGGCGGCGGCCAGCCCTGA
- a CDS encoding sigma-70 family RNA polymerase sigma factor: protein MPLEGRDVAHGLEALRRVVARLLPAPDAALVPLGPPDRAGVLLSEALVPAGGPGAGGFGDADRATSSEDSEADRTRLIALVELARTGDADAFGQLFDHYQPSVYRFLFYRTRSVPLAEDLTSETFLRALRNMTSFRWQGKDFGAWLMTIARNLAHDHHKAGRTRLELSTEDMGAHDDAGEDSPEDQVLTGLTNELLLEALTKLPDEQRDCLVMRFLQGMSIAETATVLGKSDGAVKQLQLRGVRNLAKLMPEGMRD from the coding sequence ATGCCTTTGGAGGGGCGGGATGTCGCGCACGGCCTGGAGGCCCTGCGCCGGGTCGTCGCGCGCCTGCTGCCCGCCCCGGACGCCGCCCTGGTGCCGCTGGGTCCCCCCGACCGCGCCGGCGTCCTGCTGTCGGAGGCGCTCGTCCCGGCCGGCGGCCCCGGCGCCGGCGGCTTCGGTGACGCCGACCGGGCGACGTCCTCGGAGGACTCCGAGGCCGACCGCACCCGCCTGATCGCCCTGGTCGAGCTCGCCCGCACCGGCGACGCCGACGCGTTCGGCCAGCTCTTCGACCACTACCAGCCCTCGGTCTACCGCTTCCTCTTCTACCGGACCCGCTCGGTGCCGCTGGCCGAGGACCTCACCTCGGAGACGTTCCTGCGCGCGCTGCGCAACATGACGAGCTTCCGGTGGCAGGGCAAGGACTTCGGCGCGTGGCTGATGACCATCGCCCGCAACCTCGCCCACGACCACCACAAGGCCGGTCGAACCCGTCTCGAGCTGAGCACCGAGGACATGGGCGCCCACGACGACGCCGGCGAGGACAGCCCCGAGGACCAGGTGCTCACGGGGCTGACCAACGAGCTGCTCCTCGAGGCCCTCACGAAGCTGCCCGACGAGCAGCGCGACTGCCTGGTGATGCGGTTCCTCCAGGGCATGAGCATCGCCGAGACCGCGACGGTGCTCGGCAAGAGCGACGGGGCGGTCAAGCAGCTCCAGCTGCGCGGGGTGCGCAACCTGGCCAAGCTGATGCCCGAGGGGATGAGGGACTGA
- a CDS encoding HAD family hydrolase translates to MPPSDKQRRPPNLRQRSTMAGEAAAASAEVETALDHPVDPTAAAFFDVDNTVMQGASIFHLARGLHRREFFTTRDILSAAWKQAYFRVVGVEDPDHIAETRNSALSFIAGHTVTELEELSEEIFDEAMAHRIWPGTRALAQLHLDQGQRVWLVTAAPIEIARIIARRLGLTGAMGTVAEHVDGVYTGRLVGDMLHGPGKAEAIKALAVREGLDLTRCSAYSDSANDLPMLGLVGNPVAINPDSRLRAHAKEQGWRVRDYRTGRKAARAGLAVGVAAGTVTGTVAAGVALRKRR, encoded by the coding sequence ATGCCTCCCTCGGACAAGCAGCGCCGGCCGCCGAACCTGCGGCAGCGCTCCACGATGGCCGGCGAGGCGGCAGCGGCGTCCGCCGAGGTGGAGACCGCCCTCGACCACCCCGTCGACCCCACGGCGGCGGCGTTCTTCGACGTCGACAACACCGTCATGCAGGGCGCCAGCATCTTCCACCTCGCCCGCGGGCTGCACCGGCGCGAGTTCTTCACCACCCGCGACATCCTCTCCGCGGCCTGGAAGCAGGCCTACTTCCGCGTGGTCGGCGTCGAGGACCCCGACCACATCGCGGAGACCCGCAACTCCGCCCTCAGCTTCATCGCCGGGCACACCGTCACCGAGCTCGAGGAGCTGAGCGAGGAGATCTTCGACGAGGCGATGGCGCACCGGATCTGGCCCGGCACCCGCGCCCTGGCCCAGCTGCACCTCGACCAGGGCCAGCGGGTCTGGCTGGTGACGGCGGCCCCCATCGAGATCGCCCGGATCATCGCCCGCCGCCTGGGGCTCACCGGCGCGATGGGCACCGTCGCCGAGCACGTCGACGGCGTCTACACCGGGCGGCTGGTCGGCGACATGCTGCACGGACCGGGCAAGGCCGAGGCGATCAAGGCCCTCGCGGTCCGGGAGGGCCTCGACCTGACCCGGTGCTCGGCCTACTCCGACTCGGCCAACGACCTGCCGATGCTCGGCCTGGTCGGCAACCCGGTCGCCATCAACCCCGACTCCCGGCTGCGCGCCCACGCCAAGGAGCAGGGCTGGCGGGTCCGCGACTACCGCACCGGGCGCAAGGCCGCCCGCGCCGGCCTGGCGGTCGGGGTCGCGGCGGGCACGGTGACGGGCACGGTCGCCGCCGGGGTGGCCCTGCGGAAGCGGCGCTGA
- a CDS encoding class I adenylate-forming enzyme family protein: MPIPAPTASTHAGPAALVSVAAGENPEKLAIVEAGGRSLTWSALDDEVGRVATGLAAAGVLAGYRIVVMTGNRLEFVTTYLGVLRAQAVAVPLNPGSTAREVARVVADCGARVLVADADTAATVRAAVAMLDDALAGRTTPLDGDVPAEVRARLVRPRVVVVGAAPEAGETAYDDLRATEARPALPLLDPERIAALLYTSGTTGLPRGAMLSHRALGANIDQVAAVDPPMIHGDDVVLGVLPLFHVYGLNAVLGSVLRQRAKLVLAERFDPQGTLDLIDDEACSVVPVAPPVFAHWKDVDLAGRLGPVRLVLSGSAPVAPEVVAEFVDRTGIAVHQGYGLTEAAPVVTSTLVSEHPPAGSVGAPLGGIELRLVDEDGRPVEGEDPGEIRLRGANLFSGYWPDGADGPDADGWWSTGDVAFVDPHGDVFLVDRVKELVIVSGFNVYPVEVERVVSAVEGVTEVAVIGVADDVTGEAVVAYVVARGTAAADRGAVESAVRAACESGLARFKVPSRIEVVDELPVGVTGKVQKGRLRGYERRRAAGLID; this comes from the coding sequence ATGCCGATCCCCGCTCCGACCGCCAGCACGCACGCGGGCCCGGCAGCGCTGGTCTCCGTCGCGGCGGGTGAGAACCCCGAGAAGCTGGCGATCGTGGAGGCCGGCGGACGCAGCCTGACCTGGTCCGCGCTCGACGACGAGGTGGGCCGGGTCGCGACCGGCCTGGCCGCCGCCGGCGTCCTGGCCGGCTACCGGATCGTCGTGATGACCGGCAACCGGCTCGAGTTCGTCACGACCTACCTCGGCGTCCTGCGCGCGCAGGCGGTCGCGGTCCCGCTCAACCCGGGCTCGACGGCCCGCGAGGTCGCCCGGGTCGTCGCCGACTGCGGCGCGCGGGTGCTCGTCGCGGACGCCGACACCGCCGCCACGGTGCGGGCGGCCGTCGCGATGCTCGACGACGCGCTGGCCGGGCGGACCACCCCGCTCGACGGCGACGTCCCGGCGGAGGTCCGCGCGCGGCTGGTCCGACCCCGTGTGGTGGTCGTCGGCGCCGCGCCCGAGGCCGGCGAGACGGCCTACGACGACCTGCGCGCCACCGAGGCCCGCCCGGCGCTGCCGCTGCTCGACCCCGAGCGGATCGCGGCCCTGCTCTACACCAGCGGCACGACCGGCCTGCCGCGCGGTGCGATGCTCAGCCACCGCGCGCTGGGCGCCAACATCGACCAGGTCGCCGCCGTCGACCCGCCGATGATCCACGGCGACGACGTCGTGCTGGGCGTGCTGCCGCTCTTCCACGTCTACGGGCTGAACGCCGTCCTGGGCTCGGTGCTGCGCCAGCGAGCCAAGCTCGTGCTGGCCGAGCGCTTCGACCCCCAGGGCACCCTCGACCTCATCGACGACGAGGCGTGCAGCGTCGTGCCGGTCGCGCCGCCGGTCTTCGCCCACTGGAAGGACGTCGACCTGGCCGGTCGGCTCGGCCCGGTCCGGCTCGTGCTGTCGGGCTCGGCACCGGTCGCCCCCGAGGTGGTCGCGGAGTTCGTCGACCGCACCGGCATCGCGGTGCACCAGGGCTACGGCCTCACCGAGGCCGCGCCCGTCGTCACCAGCACCCTCGTCTCCGAGCACCCGCCGGCCGGGTCGGTCGGCGCCCCGCTCGGCGGCATCGAGCTGCGCCTGGTCGACGAGGACGGCCGCCCGGTCGAGGGCGAGGACCCCGGCGAGATCCGGCTCCGCGGCGCCAACCTGTTCAGCGGCTACTGGCCCGACGGCGCCGACGGGCCCGACGCCGACGGCTGGTGGTCCACCGGCGACGTCGCCTTCGTCGACCCGCACGGCGACGTGTTCCTGGTCGACCGCGTCAAGGAGCTCGTGATCGTGTCCGGGTTCAACGTCTACCCGGTCGAGGTCGAGCGGGTCGTCTCGGCCGTCGAGGGCGTCACCGAGGTCGCCGTCATCGGCGTCGCCGACGACGTCACCGGCGAGGCGGTCGTCGCCTACGTCGTGGCCCGCGGCACCGCGGCCGCCGACCGCGGCGCCGTCGAGAGCGCCGTCCGGGCGGCGTGCGAGAGCGGCCTGGCCCGGTTCAAGGTGCCCAGCCGGATCGAGGTCGTCGACGAGCTGCCGGTCGGGGTGACCGGCAAGGTCCAGAAGGGCCGCCTGCGCGGCTACGAGCGCCGGCGTGCCGCCGGCCTGATCGACTAG
- a CDS encoding glutaredoxin family protein: protein MDPTSRAARVTLYSRTGCHLCEVAEEVVARVCADLGEGYDVVLVDGDPELQRRFSDEVPVTFVDGRQHDFWRVDEARLRAALR, encoded by the coding sequence GTGGACCCGACGAGCCGAGCGGCCCGCGTCACCCTGTACTCCCGCACCGGCTGCCACCTGTGCGAGGTCGCCGAGGAGGTCGTGGCGCGCGTCTGCGCCGACCTGGGGGAGGGCTACGACGTCGTCCTGGTCGACGGCGACCCCGAGCTCCAGCGCCGCTTCAGCGACGAGGTCCCGGTGACCTTCGTCGACGGCCGCCAGCACGACTTCTGGCGGGTCGACGAGGCCCGGCTGCGCGCCGCGCTGCGGTGA